One region of Dysidea avara chromosome 1, odDysAvar1.4, whole genome shotgun sequence genomic DNA includes:
- the LOC136248930 gene encoding receptor-type tyrosine-protein phosphatase delta-like, producing the protein MMVINRLSPVMASDIVILDVSVPQASLDVSESTEGSVSGLTHILTCTATLANGVLPSLVTISWSGGSLSQSPRVIVSDQTTNGSHYTRTVTFSPLLYNDGGQYNCSVLVDGFNEAQNSDDVMIILVNAPNLMTHLYPPLITGNSGEDAIVLLCTVSVTENVTLGSYHFEWSKDNISIDLFYYHTIMITNENTSSTLYINATDTNATIHNGMYTCQVTLTIAGVDKFIETADSTVIFTATIPPVEPVVNTVTTTPYSANISWVVGFISFDTETYSVQYGSDMSLQDSSEVVMGSTDGLVTNQVFSVNITGLTPFTTYYYIVWANNSVGNTKTSVMSFTTNETAPSVAPDDFTVITTTSTSITFHWNGLVDQVNGIIRWYIITCTIDNSTLMVNTTGDVTQLTVTGLTPYTSYTCTLHAVTVSDGPTTDPIIATTAEEAPSPPLLTAVTAVNSTSINVQWNIPTEVNGVLASYTIVYNAENDPEKTVTVLFNGEMTQSYIITGLHPYKVINVTITATNGGGTSNHSTVLSVTTDEAGPGVVEIVAVAPLSSTSANVIWIPPTQTNGVIREYEVIYSVYGNSDDITSNTVASDETSFIITDLDPGMPYEVTVVAFTNAGKGVENYGHTFFTEEEAPIRSPNNVVFERSGTSVSISWEPLSLFEARGFPVYIVTLTPSSSDNHVTRQSNDGVIRVTTNESNIVVGGLDPKVEYNFTVAVVTGAGEKVTEPMVLPIVVEESTGDNSDNKSTVFLVLFIILAVVIIVIITVIVMYVLKRRKDKGIINAERHIGIDLKAFRQNAVINENPYAGADGLPERPEPEDNPQCRLEDDNGKEQEAIYSSVD; encoded by the exons ATGATGGTGATCAATAGACTGTCACCAGTTATGGCTAGTGATATTGTAATACTAGATGTGTCTG TTCCTCAAGCATCACTGGATGTATCAGAGTCAACAGAAGGATCTGTTAGTGGACTAACTCATATTCTAACTTGTACAGCTACATTAGCTAATGGAGTATTACCATCTCTTGTAACAATCAGTTGGAGTGGTGGTAGTTTATCTCAGTCCCCAAGAGTCATTGTATCTGATCAGACTACTAATGGATCACACTACACTAGAACAGTGACATTCTCACCATTACTCTACAATGATGGTGGACAATACAATTGTTCTGTACTAGTGGATGGTTTTAATGAGGCTCAAAACTCAGATGATGTGATGATAATCCTTGTTAATG CACCAAATCTGATGACTCACCTATATCCTCCTCTGATAACTGGTAATAGTGGAGAAGATGCCATTGTTCTGCTATGCACAGTGTCTGTGACAGAGAATGTCACTTTAGGTTCTTATCACTTTGAATGGTCTAAGGATAATATTTCAATAGATCTCTTTTATTATCACACTATCATG ATCACAAACGAAAACACATCATCCACACTATATATCAATGCCACTGATACTAATGCTACAATACACAATGGAATGTATACATGTCAAGTGACTCTCACCATAGCTGGAGTAGACAAGTTTATTGAGACTGCTGATTCTACAGTCATTTTTACAG CTACAATTCCACCGGTTGAACCTGTTGTAAATACAGTGACCACCACACCATACTCAGCCAACATTTCATGGGTTGTGGGATTTATTTCGTTTGATACAGAGACCTACtcagtacagtatggtagtgatATGTCATTACAAGACAGTAGTGAAGTGGTGATGGGAAGTACTGATGGGCTTGTTACTAACCAAGTGTTCTCTGTTAACATCACTGGACTAACACCATTTACTACTTATTACTATATTGTGTGGGCTAATAATTCAGTAGGGAACACTAAGACCTCTGTCATGAGTTTTACTACTAATGAAACAG CTCCCAGTGTGGCCCCAGATGACTTCACTGTTATCACCACAACATCTACTAGTATCACATTTCATTGGAATGGACTTGTTGATCAAGTTAATGGAATCATCAGGTGGTACATCATCACATGTACTATTGATAATAGTACCTTAATG GTCAATACTACTGGTGATGTTACACAATTGACAGTTACTGGATTAACTCCATACACCAGTTACACTTGTACATTACATGCTGTTACTGTATCTGATGGACCAACCACTGATCCCATCATAGCAACAACAGCTGAAGAAG CTCCTTCTCCTCCACTACTTACTGCAGTAACTGCTGTTAATTCCACATCAATTAATGTACAGTGGAATATACCAACAGAAGTTAATGGAGTACTAGCTAGTTACACTATTGTGTATAATGCTGAAAATGACCCAGAGAAGACTGTAACAGTTCTCTTCAATGGAGAGATG ACACAATCTTATATCATCACTGGATTACATCCCTACAAGGTGATCAATGTCACCATCACTGCTACTAATGGCGGAGGAACCAGTAACCATAGTACTGTACTATCAGTCACAACAGATGAAGCAG GTCCTGGAGTAGTGGAGATTGTTGCAGTTGCTCCTTTATCCTCAACTAGTGCTAATGTTATATGGATTCCTCCTACTCAAACTAATGGAGTCATTAGAGAATATGAAGTGATTTATTCAGTATATGGTAATAGTGATGACATTACAAGTAATACAGTAGCTAGTGATGAGACCAGCTTTATCATCACAGACCTGG ACCCAGGTATGCCTTATGAAGTAACAGTGGTTGCTTTTACAAATGCTGGAAAGGGAGTTGAAAATTATGGACACACCTTTTTCACTGAAGAAGAAGCTCCAATTAGATCACCTAATAATGTTGTGTTTGAAAGAAGTGGTACATCAGTGAGTATCTCTTGGGAACCTTTAAGTCTTTTTGAAGCCAGAGGATTTCCTGTTTACATAGTGACACTTACACCATCTTCCAGTGATAATCATGTTACAAGACAGTCTAATGATGGAGTAATAAGGGTGACCACTAATGAATCCAATATAGTTGTAGGAGGTCTTGATCCTAAAGTGGAGTATAATTTCACTGTTGCTGTAGTAACTGGTGCTGGAGAAAAGGTCACTGAACCAA TGGTCTTACCAATTGTGGTAGAAGAGTCTACTGGTGATAACAGTGATAACAAGAGTACAGTGTTTCTTGTGCTGTTTATCATTTTGGCTGTggtgattattgtgataattaCTGTGATAGTGATGTATGTTCTTAAGAGAAGAAAGGACAAAGGCATCAT AAATGCTGAACGTCATATTGGAATAGATTTGAAAGCTTTTAGACAGAATGCTGTTATTAACGAAAACCCTTATGCTGGTGCTGATGGACTTCCAGAAAGACCAGAGCCTGAGGATAATCCACAATGCAGACTGGAGGATGATAATGGGAAAGAGCAAGAAGCAATTTACTCATCCGTTGATTAA